One Massilia sp. 9096 genomic window carries:
- a CDS encoding efflux RND transporter periplasmic adaptor subunit: MKSIQQLSTALRPLVLAFAAAGAVAALAGCSDATGKAAQAQAAAAPQAAPVSAAVVVQKPVAETQEFSGRLEAIDRVEIRPRVSGYITEVAFTPGAEVRKGQLLFVIDPRPYQAEADRAEAAAKAARAKSDLARVELNRAERLLGDKAIAQREYDASASGQKELDANARAAEAQAAAARLNLAYTRVTAPIDGRVSKAEITLGNLVDASAVLTSVVSLDRIYASFDGDEGTYLRVSNQAHKGAAVPVQVGLANETGFPHEGKLEFVDNQLDARTGSVRMRAVFANRDGTMAPGLFARVQIGGGQAKDALLINDRAVNTDQSHKFVYVVSADNKAEYRAVELGPVIDGLRVVRSGLKPGEKIVVGGLQRVHPGAPVAPQVVPMLAASSPTAADAKVAMAETHTKE; the protein is encoded by the coding sequence ATGAAATCGATTCAACAACTGAGCACTGCGCTACGGCCGCTCGTGCTGGCCTTTGCTGCCGCCGGCGCGGTCGCCGCGCTGGCAGGCTGCTCGGACGCCACCGGCAAGGCCGCGCAAGCGCAGGCTGCTGCGGCGCCCCAGGCCGCGCCGGTGTCGGCCGCCGTGGTGGTCCAGAAGCCGGTCGCCGAGACCCAGGAATTCTCGGGCCGGCTGGAAGCCATCGACCGCGTCGAGATCCGTCCGCGCGTCTCCGGCTATATCACCGAGGTGGCGTTCACGCCCGGCGCGGAAGTCAGGAAGGGCCAGTTGCTGTTCGTGATCGACCCCCGTCCGTACCAGGCCGAGGCCGACCGCGCCGAAGCCGCCGCCAAGGCCGCGCGCGCCAAATCCGACCTCGCGCGCGTCGAGCTGAACCGCGCCGAGCGCCTGCTCGGCGACAAGGCGATCGCCCAGCGCGAATACGACGCCAGCGCCTCCGGCCAGAAGGAACTCGACGCCAACGCGCGCGCCGCCGAAGCGCAGGCCGCCGCGGCCCGCCTGAACCTGGCCTACACCCGCGTCACCGCGCCGATCGACGGGCGCGTCTCGAAGGCCGAGATCACGCTGGGCAACCTGGTCGATGCCTCGGCCGTGCTGACCTCGGTCGTCTCGCTCGACCGCATCTACGCCAGCTTCGACGGCGACGAAGGCACCTACCTGCGCGTCTCCAACCAGGCGCACAAGGGCGCGGCCGTGCCGGTGCAGGTCGGCCTGGCCAACGAAACCGGCTTCCCGCATGAAGGCAAGCTGGAATTCGTCGACAACCAGCTCGACGCCCGTACCGGCAGCGTGCGCATGCGCGCCGTGTTCGCCAACCGCGACGGCACCATGGCGCCCGGCCTGTTCGCGCGCGTGCAGATCGGCGGCGGCCAGGCCAAGGATGCCCTCCTGATCAACGACCGCGCCGTGAACACCGACCAGAGCCACAAGTTCGTGTATGTCGTCAGCGCCGACAACAAGGCCGAGTACCGGGCAGTCGAGCTCGGCCCGGTGATCGACGGCTTGCGCGTGGTGCGCTCGGGCCTGAAGCCGGGCGAGAAGATCGTCGTCGGCGGCCTGCAGCGCGTGCACCCGGGCGCCCCGGTGGCGCCGCAGGTGGTGCCGATGCTGGCCGCGTCGTCGCCCACGGCCGCCGACGCCAAAGTCGCCATGGCCGAAACGCACACGAAGGAATAA
- a CDS encoding glycine zipper 2TM domain-containing protein encodes MKRLLVLPVLAAIVAGCANPAPSGQVYSTNQTQAEQIVRIGTIESIRNVAISGRDSGVGTIGGAALGGLAGSEIGHGNGSAAVGILGAIGGAVVGNRLENQANTRPGLEITVRLETGELRAITQLADEPFRPGDRVRLLTDPSSGRTRVTH; translated from the coding sequence ATGAAACGTCTTCTTGTCCTTCCGGTGCTCGCCGCCATCGTGGCCGGCTGCGCCAATCCGGCCCCGTCGGGCCAGGTGTACAGCACCAACCAGACCCAGGCCGAACAGATCGTGCGCATCGGTACGATCGAATCGATCCGCAACGTCGCCATCTCCGGCCGCGACAGCGGCGTCGGCACCATCGGCGGCGCCGCGCTGGGCGGCCTGGCCGGCTCGGAGATCGGTCACGGCAACGGCTCGGCTGCGGTCGGCATCCTGGGCGCGATCGGCGGCGCCGTGGTCGGCAACCGCCTCGAGAACCAGGCCAACACCCGCCCTGGCCTGGAAATCACGGTCCGCCTGGAGACCGGCGAACTGCGCGCCATCACCCAGCTGGCCGACGAGCCGTTCCGTCCGGGCGACCGCGTGCGCCTGCTGACCGACCCGAGCAGCGGCCGCACCCGCGTAACGCACTAA
- a CDS encoding DUF962 domain-containing protein, whose protein sequence is MTQPRAIDTLLARYADSHRNPTNELIHFVCIPLIVFTLLGILWVIAPAAALAACLAALVYYFRLSRPFALGMLLISAVMLGVLATMPPYTVLPLSIAIFVLAWIGQFIGHKIEGRKPSFFDDLRFLLIGPLFVLGFLYRRLHLAY, encoded by the coding sequence ATGACCCAGCCGCGCGCCATCGACACGCTGCTCGCCCGATACGCCGACAGCCACCGCAATCCGACCAACGAGCTGATCCACTTCGTCTGCATTCCGCTGATCGTGTTCACGCTGCTCGGCATCCTGTGGGTCATCGCCCCGGCCGCGGCGCTGGCCGCCTGCCTGGCGGCGCTGGTCTATTATTTCCGCCTGTCTCGCCCGTTCGCCCTTGGCATGCTCTTGATCAGCGCGGTGATGCTGGGCGTGCTGGCGACGATGCCGCCCTACACCGTGCTGCCGCTGTCGATCGCCATCTTCGTGCTGGCCTGGATCGGGCAATTCATCGGCCACAAAATCGAAGGCAGGAAGCCATCCTTTTTCGACGACCTGCGCTTCCTGCTGATCGGGCCGCTGTTCGTGCTCGGCTTCCTGTACCGGCGCCTGCACCTGGCTTACTGA
- a CDS encoding DMT family transporter, whose protein sequence is MPSYALFTIASLIWGSTFWAITLQLGDIPPAVSVVYRFLLASSTLFALCLARGDKLWLPWRVQRWTLLQGFFTFGLSYVCTYNAEQFVVSALVAVLFALMVFWTPICARIAFGTPIARRTWGAGAAAMLGVVLLFWQSIGAAMRELTQGQGHGHFILGVALGICASIASSAGSIVVGKVREQSTNLMLTTGWSMFWGTCMVALFCVLTGQRFVMPHTLPYVLGLLHLAIFGSVVAFVCYFTLINRIGSSKAVYVGVINPVISVLLSIKLEHYRPVPAEWLGMAVCLGSVAWAVRSPKTKPAPPVEQLNDVIETTP, encoded by the coding sequence ATGCCTTCCTACGCACTGTTCACCATCGCATCCCTGATCTGGGGATCGACTTTCTGGGCCATTACCTTGCAGCTGGGCGACATTCCGCCCGCGGTATCGGTCGTCTATCGTTTCCTGCTGGCCTCGAGCACGCTGTTTGCGCTGTGCCTGGCGCGCGGCGACAAGCTCTGGCTGCCCTGGCGCGTGCAGCGCTGGACCCTGCTGCAGGGCTTCTTCACCTTCGGCCTGTCCTACGTCTGCACCTACAACGCAGAGCAGTTCGTGGTGTCGGCGCTGGTCGCGGTGCTGTTTGCGCTGATGGTGTTCTGGACGCCGATCTGCGCACGCATCGCCTTCGGCACGCCGATCGCGCGCCGTACCTGGGGCGCCGGCGCCGCCGCGATGCTCGGCGTCGTCCTGCTGTTCTGGCAGTCGATCGGCGCCGCCATGCGCGAACTCACCCAGGGACAGGGCCACGGCCACTTCATCCTCGGCGTGGCGCTCGGCATCTGCGCCTCGATCGCCAGCTCGGCCGGCAGCATCGTGGTCGGCAAGGTGCGCGAGCAATCGACCAACCTGATGCTGACCACCGGCTGGTCGATGTTCTGGGGCACCTGCATGGTGGCGCTGTTCTGCGTGCTGACCGGCCAGCGCTTCGTCATGCCGCACACGCTGCCGTACGTGCTGGGCCTGCTGCACCTGGCGATCTTCGGCTCGGTGGTCGCTTTCGTCTGCTACTTCACGCTGATCAACCGGATCGGCTCGAGCAAGGCCGTGTACGTCGGCGTGATCAACCCGGTGATCTCGGTGCTGCTGTCCATCAAACTCGAACATTATCGCCCGGTGCCGGCCGAATGGCTGGGCATGGCGGTCTGCCTGGGCAGCGTCGCCTGGGCCGTGCGCTCGCCGAAAACCAAACCGGCGCCGCCTGTTGAACAATTGAACGATGTAATCGAAACCACGCCATGA
- a CDS encoding LysR family transcriptional regulator produces the protein MNKFQAMEVFVQVVDAGSFTRAADLMQLPKATVSTLVQSLETSLSAKLLHRTTRSVTVTTDGAAYYERCVRILSDVRDAEESLSRTRLSPSGRLRVDVPTGLASEILIPALPGFFERYPDIQMELGSTDRPVDLVEEGVDCAVRGGELYDTSLIARRVGIINFVTAAAPDYLARYGTPKHPDDLARHRCVNYFSAKTGKVYDWDFKRGDDKIVVPMPGVIALNDSNAYVHAGLAGLGIIQMTDYLLDQHVAAGRMVRLLADWTSEPTPVHIVYPQNRHLSAKVRVFVEWIAELFANHPYMHMNALPQAQPAALAA, from the coding sequence ATGAACAAATTTCAGGCAATGGAAGTTTTCGTGCAGGTGGTCGATGCCGGCAGCTTCACCCGCGCGGCCGACCTGATGCAGCTGCCCAAGGCCACCGTCTCGACGCTGGTCCAGTCGCTCGAGACCTCGCTCTCGGCCAAGCTGCTGCACCGGACCACGCGCTCGGTCACCGTCACCACCGACGGTGCAGCCTATTACGAGCGCTGCGTGCGCATCCTGTCGGACGTGCGCGACGCCGAGGAATCGCTGTCGCGCACCCGGCTCTCGCCCAGCGGCCGCCTGCGCGTCGACGTGCCGACCGGACTGGCCAGCGAGATCCTGATTCCCGCCCTGCCCGGCTTCTTCGAGCGCTATCCCGACATCCAGATGGAGCTGGGCAGCACCGACCGCCCGGTCGACCTGGTCGAGGAAGGCGTCGATTGCGCGGTGCGCGGCGGCGAACTGTACGACACCAGCCTGATCGCGCGCCGGGTCGGCATCATCAACTTCGTCACCGCGGCCGCGCCCGATTACCTGGCGCGCTACGGCACGCCGAAGCATCCGGACGACCTGGCGCGCCATCGCTGCGTCAACTATTTCTCGGCCAAGACCGGCAAGGTCTACGACTGGGATTTCAAGCGCGGCGACGATAAGATCGTCGTGCCGATGCCGGGCGTGATCGCGCTGAACGATTCCAACGCCTACGTGCACGCGGGCCTGGCCGGCCTGGGCATCATCCAGATGACCGACTACCTGCTCGACCAGCACGTGGCGGCCGGGCGCATGGTGCGGCTGTTGGCGGACTGGACCAGCGAGCCGACGCCGGTGCACATCGTCTATCCGCAGAACCGCCACCTGTCGGCCAAGGTGCGCGTGTTCGTCGAATGGATCGCGGAATTGTTCGCCAACCACCCCTACATGCACATGAACGCGCTGCCCCAGGCGCAGCCGGCGGCGCTGGCCGCCTGA
- a CDS encoding alpha/beta hydrolase, whose protein sequence is MNAPQTAARAFAQDAQTLSVRELEVVGAEGPLAARLYKAEADGKRDILIVFFHGGGFVDGNLDESDSFLRHLAAASGYPVVLSSSYTLAPVKPFPAAVEDAHAVLNWARKNKAKLGWTGKRLIVAGIEAGANLAAVSALMARDRAGPQLAGQILVMPMLDPGLSTCSMREMPTCTDQAKLVNECAAAYRGYLPHAADRSHPYASPLQSSRLKNLPPALILSTEDDPLRDEAEAYGAKLINAGVRTTVRRLEPTQLVDPNGRNQCACQGHALGEIASFIAALDGNEAPPGSAA, encoded by the coding sequence ATGAACGCGCCCCAGACCGCAGCCCGGGCGTTTGCGCAAGACGCGCAGACGCTGAGCGTGCGTGAGCTGGAGGTGGTCGGCGCCGAAGGGCCGCTGGCGGCGCGCCTGTACAAGGCCGAGGCCGACGGCAAGCGCGACATCCTGATCGTGTTCTTCCATGGCGGCGGCTTCGTCGACGGCAACCTGGACGAGTCCGACAGCTTCCTGCGCCACCTGGCCGCGGCCAGCGGTTATCCGGTGGTGTTGTCGTCGAGCTACACGCTGGCGCCGGTCAAGCCGTTTCCGGCGGCGGTCGAGGACGCGCACGCCGTCCTGAACTGGGCCAGGAAGAACAAGGCCAAGCTCGGCTGGACCGGCAAGCGCCTGATCGTGGCCGGCATCGAGGCCGGCGCCAACCTGGCCGCCGTCTCGGCCCTGATGGCGCGCGACCGCGCCGGCCCGCAGCTGGCCGGGCAGATCCTGGTGATGCCGATGCTCGACCCAGGCCTGTCGACCTGCTCGATGCGCGAGATGCCGACTTGCACCGACCAGGCCAAGCTGGTCAACGAATGCGCGGCGGCCTACCGCGGCTACCTGCCGCATGCCGCCGACCGCAGCCACCCGTATGCCTCGCCGCTGCAATCGAGCCGGCTCAAGAATTTGCCGCCGGCCCTGATCCTGTCGACCGAGGACGATCCGCTGCGCGACGAGGCCGAAGCCTACGGCGCCAAGCTGATCAACGCGGGCGTACGCACGACCGTGCGGCGCCTGGAACCAACGCAGCTGGTGGACCCGAACGGGCGCAACCAGTGCGCCTGCCAGGGCCACGCGCTGGGCGAAATCGCCAGTTTCATCGCCGCACTCGACGGCAACGAGGCGCCGCCCGGCAGTGCGGCGTGA